In the genome of Candidatus Cloacimonadota bacterium, the window CGCGGTGTTCAACCTGCACGAGCACTTCGACGCCGAGCAGCTGCACGCCTCGCTGAAAGACCTGAAGCGCCGGATCTCCCTGGCCACCATCTATCGCACCCTGCCCCTGCTGGCGGAGGCCGGCCTGATCCAACATTCGCTACGCTCATCCTCCCGTGATGTGTTTGAACACATCTACGGCCATCCCCGCCACATCCACTGGATCTGCTCCCGCTGCGGCTGGGTGCAGGAAACTCCCTTGGACAGACTGAACAAGTCATTGCAGCAGGAAGCCTCCAACCTGAAATTCCGCCTGGACGAGGTGAACATCCAGGTGCGGGGCCTCTGCTGGAAATGCCGTGAGAATGAGAATCAATAGGCCATGAGCAAAAACAACCCCGTCATCGCCCTCGCCGGCAACCCCAACGTGGGCAAAACCACGCTCTTCAACGCCCTCACCGGCTCACACCAGACCGTTGGCAACTGGCCGGGTGTGACCGTTGAACGCAAGGAGGGCTTTTTCCTGCGCGAAGGCCGGCGTTACGAGGTGATCGACCTGCCCGGGATCTATTCCCTGGCAGCCGGATCGCCGGACGAACTGGTGGCCCGCAACTTTCTGGTGCAGAAAAAACCGGATCTGGTGATCAACATCGTGGACGCCTCGAACCTGGAGCGCAACCTCTACCTCACCCTGCAGTTGATGGAACTGAAGGTCCCGCTTTTAATCGTGTTTTCGATGATGGACATCGCCGCCCAAAACGGGATCGAGGTGGACCTGGAGCATCTGAAGAGCCATCTCAACTGCCCCATCCAACCTCTGGTGCTCTCCCGCCGTTTCGATCCCAGCCAGCTTTTTGACAACATCGACGCCTGCCTGGGCAAGTCACCCCGGAAAGCCGACCTGCGCTACGACGAGGTGGTGGAAAAGCACCTCTACAACATTGGCAACTTCCTGCTGCGGCACAGCGACGGACCCGCCTGGCCGGCAGCCTGGAAGGAACTGCCCCTGGGCTGGACGGCGCTGAAGCTGCTGGAACGGGACCCCTGGTTCCACGCGGCCCTGCCCCCGGCCTGGTTCGATGAGGTGGACCGCGAGATCCGCGCCGTGGAAAAACACCGCAACCAATCCTCCGCCGCCGCCCTGGCCGATGACCGCTACGGCTTCATCCGCGGTTTGGTGAAAGACGTGGCGCGCCACAAGAGCAAAACCGGCTCCACTTTGTCGGACAAGATCGACCGTGTGGTGCTGAGCAGCGTTTGGGGCCTGCCGGTCTTTTTTGGCGTGATGTACCTGGTCTTCCTGCTTGCCGTGCGGGCCAGCGAGCCCCTGATCGGTTGGATCGGCGACGGCCTGAACTGGCTGCTGGTGGACAAAGGCGGGGCTCTTTTGCTGGCCTGGAACTTTCCCGTCTGGCTGAAATACTTCCTGGCCGACGCCATCGGCGGCGGGATCGCCACCATCGCCACTTTCATCCCGCCCATTTTCTTCATCTTTTTGTGCATTTCCCTGCTGGAAGACAGCGGCTACATGGCCCGCGCCGCTTTCATCGCGGACAAGTTCATGCGCCGGGTGGGGTTGCCCGGAAAGGCTTTCATCCCGCTGCTGGTGGGTTTTGGCTGCACCGTGCCGGCCATCATGGCCACCCGCACCCTGGAAAGCAGGAGGGACCGCATCTTCGCCTCGCTGCTCACCCCTTTCATGAGCTGCGGCGCCAAACTGCCGGTCTACACCTATCTGGGCCTGCTGTTCTTTCCCCGGAGGGCCGATCTGGCCATCTTCGGGCTCTATTTCTTCGGGGTGGTGATGGGCATGCTGTTCGCGCTGGCGCTGAAGAAAACCCTCTTCAAGACCCAACCGGGCAACTTCGTGATGGAACTGCCGCCCTATCATCTGCCCACAGTGAACGCCATTGGCATGCACACCTGGCACCGCCTGAAAGACTTCATCCTGCGCGCCGGGCAAACCATCCTGCTGGTGACCGTGATCATCACCCTGCTGCAGGCTTTCGTGATTCCGGTGAACGGTGCGCAGGCCAGCGTTTTGGAACTGGGCGGAAAGCTGCTCACCCCGCTGCTGAGGCCGATGGGCATAGCCGCGGATAACTGGCAGGCCACGGTGGCCCTGATCTCCGGGCTGTTCGCCAAGGAAGCCATCGTGGGCACCCTGCAAAGCCTCTATCCTGATCCAGCCGCCATCCCCGGCACGTTCGGCGGCACAGCTTCCGGGATCGCTTTCCTGATCTTCATTCTCCTCTATTCGCCCTGCGCCGCCTCCCTGGCCGCCCTGCACAAGGAACACGGCTGGCGCTGGAGCCTCTTCACCTTCGGCTATCTCACGCTGCTGGCCTGGATCGTGGCCACCATCGCCTTCCAACTGCTGGCCTTCAATCCACAGTCCTGGCTTTGGCTGGGCCTCTGCCTCCTGTTGGCGGTGGCCTTTGTGGCCAGCCTCAAACTAATGGGAAGAAAACATGCTATCGAGACGTGACCGCGTTCGCCTCCGCCAGTTCGGCCGCAGATTCGGAGGCCGCCACAAAGCCTGCCATTGCCTCAGCGGCGATTGCATCAGCCTGGCCGACCTCAGCACCGGCAAAGAAGCCCTGATCACCTGCAACAACGACATCAAAACCATCGAACGCGGGCTCTACCACGGTAAAAGAGTGATCGCCCAGCGCAACGAGCCCGGGGAACCCAACATCGTGATAGCCGTGGGGGACGCCCGCTATGTGCTGGACCGCCGGGTGGCCGGAATGATCCGGGTGCGCGTGGTTTGAGACTTTCAGGCGCGGGTATTATCACAGTGATGGGAAGACGCGGAGACACCGGGAAAAGGGGGTTGAACGCAGAGATAAGCAGAGCAAGGGCAGGGGCAAAGCAGAGTTTTGTAAACGAAAATGAGGGAAGGGATGGGCCCGCATTTGGGCTCCCAACCCCACGGTAGAATCGACTTTATCCCTTTTTCTCTTTATCTCTCTATCTCTTAATCTCCAAGCCTCTGTGTAAAAATTACTCTCCCCCTCCGAAAATGATTGACAGGATCGTGGACTTTATTTAAACGAACCGCAAACATAAACCTCTGGGAGGAGAGATGAACAACGAAGAGATCCGCCGCGAGGCGAGAGAATTTCTCAAGGACAAATGGCTGAACCTGGCCTTGGTTTGGCTGATCTTCGGAGCGGTGCTATCGCTGGTCCCGGCCACTTTGGGGATCGGCGGGATCGTGGCCTTGATCGTGGGTGGACCCCTGATGCTGGGTATTTCCCGGATCTTTCTGAAGCTGTGGCACCGGCAGGACTTTCAGATCGAGGAAATGTTCCAGGGCTTCAACGATTTTTCCCGTTCGCTGGTGGCCTATCTGCTGATGTGCCTCTACGTTTTCCTTTGGTCCCTGCTGCTGGTTGTGCCCGGGATCATCGCCGCCATCAGTTATTCGATGACCTTCTTCATCATGGCCGAGGACCCCAAGATCGAGGCCCAGGAAGCCCTGCGCAAGAGCAAGGAGATGATGGAGGGGCACAAATCCGAATATTTCTCGCTGCTGTTCTCGTTCATCGGTTGGTTTCTGCTGGCCTGCCTGACCTGGGGCCTGGGATTTTTGCTGCTCTCTTCTTATACCACCATGGCCAGCACCATCTTTTACCAACGCCTCAAAGGCCAGGTTCAGCAAGCAGCATACAGTCAGCCAGAAGTTCCCGCGGCCAGTCCGCCTGAACCGATGTGAACAGCACCCAGGCAATAATTGAGGCCATCCTTGCCGTTCCCGCCGGCAGGGTGGCCAGTTACGCGCAAATCGCCGCGGAAGCTGGGATCCCCCGTGGGGCCAGACAGGTGTCCCGGGTGCTGCATTCCTGTTCGGACAGGCATGATCTGCCGTGGTGGAGGATCGTGCGCTCATCCGGCGAGATCGCCCTTCCCCCGGAGGCCGGAGGCAGCCTGCAAAAGGAATTGCTGCTGGGCGAGGGTGTCTTGTTCAGATCAACTTGGGTGGTCGATCTCAATCGCTGCGGAGATCAGCCAGCCAAAAACATTTGACAGTTAAAGCTGTTGCGTCATTTGGCCAGGCCGCCACAAACCGCAGAAAGGCCACCTTAGGGTTGCGGATCCTGGGATCATGCTGGACTAGCTGGCCCGAAGCGCAGGTCCAGCAGTTGGCCGCAGCTAGCCCACTCAAGGCGTTGCGGACTGAAGATGATGAAGACCGGCTTCAGCCACTTGGGATAATCCAGCAGCCGGGGACTGAAACGTTCCATGCGGAAACGGGCCACCGCTTTGTCGATGTGGAAGCCGGTGTTGGCCTTGCCTGGGCTGAGTATCTGTAGTAGTCTCCCTGCATTCTTGTTTTCCACGCTTAGGTGCCGCATGGATTCCCAGAGCCGCACATCTTCCCTCCCCGCGTCCAGGCTCTGCCAGCGGTTCGCGTCGAGGGGAAGGTGCACCCGGCAATTCTCCACTTTACCCCCTGGGGCAAAAAAGCCCATCAGCGGAATGCTCTCGAAGTTTGCAAAACCAGTTCCGGAGACCACTTCCGCGGTGATGACGAGCAAAGGCAGCCCGGGCAGGGTGAGATAATAGTGGCGGAAACACAAGCTTTTGAGCGGCTTGTAGTTTTCGATCCGAGTTTCATAGACCAGCCCCATCCAGGTATTGCCGTGCTGATCGTTCACCGCGGCGGCGCCCAAGCTGTGTTTTTCCTTGCGCAGTTCGGCCAGCGAGATCCCTGCCGGACGCGCGTGCAGGCCGCCGGGATAAGGGTTGTAATGCGATTTGGCCTGGTATTCCGGCCAGGCCTGGTCCAGCCACTCCCCGTCTTCACTCTCCAGCGACAGCAGTACCGGCAGATCAGAATCCACCGCCGCGCCCAGCTTCAGAACTCCATTATCCGCCCGCAGCCAATCTCCTTCTTTCCTGATCTTCACCTCCCCGCGGGGACGCAGGAGGATTTGCCTTCGGTACAGGTGGTACAGCGGCAGGGCGGCGTCACAGCAAAGCTCAAGCAGCGGAGCGTCCGGCTGTTCCAATACATCCCAGCTCACGCCGCGCTGGCCTGTCCCCTGCTCCAGAACCTTTACCTCCCTGAGGTCCAGCCCATTAAGGCTCAAGCTGAACGACCCACCCAGATCGCGGTCCTGGCGCCAAAGCAGTTCCACGCTGAAAGGACCGGTCAAAACGGGATTCCCCGAGTTGGCCAGCAGTTCCAAAGAAGTATGGGCCGCTTCGTAGGGCACATAGCATCCCCGGGCGTAATCCCGCAGTTGCAGGGCGTTTTGGAACTGGTTCAGGAAGAAGCGGATGGGCTGGCTTTCCAGTTCACCGGCCCGGAGCATGGCGCTGAGATCCAGGTCCCAGGCCAGATACCAGTTCTGAACCCTCACATGCAGGGCCGGATCCCAAACCAAGCCGGTGGTGATGCCGGCCCGGCCGTAAAAGATGAAGTTGCCGGTCACGCGGTTTTCCGGGAGCCATTCCAGTTCCGCTTCTATCTGATCGCGTTCCAGGCTGTGCAGTTCATCCCCGTGCTCATAGGTGATGAAGCTGCTGTTTGGCATCACCCGAAAGCGCAGGGTGGTTTTGGCGTTCTCAGGAAGGCTGATGATCCGGACCCAACATTCCAGCATACCTGAAGGGTGTAGCCGGTGGATGAGGGCGAATTCCGCCCCCGGAAAATCCTGGCTGCGATAGCGCAGCGTGATCTGATTGGCCTCTTGAAGTTCCTCCAGAACCACCTCCACGGGGTCGAGATGTTCCAGCTCTTCGGAGAAAGGCTCGCCAAGCATCGGGACTGGGAAGTGGCAATATTCGCCGAACACCGTGGAGAAGCTGGCGCGGTTTTTGCCTTGCCTGCTGCCCACCGTGAGGATGTGCGGGCCGTTGATGAGGGCGTGAAAGCCATCCATTGTTTTCTGGTCGCGCCCCGCGAATGACCTCAACATGGCCTCGCAGCGTTTTACGTATCTCACTTCCCGGCCTTTTTCTGGCCTGGCGATCACTCGCACCGTGGGGGTCCAGAGGCAGCCGCGGGAGCAGCTGATCCGCAGGGGCACACTTGCCCTGGCCTGGGCCGTGAGGCTGATCAGCCGCCGGTTTTCAGCCAGGGTGGCCGGTTCCTGAGGCAGGAACTCTAGCTCGAATTCGGCGGCCGTATCAAACTGGTTCTGAATATTGAGGTTAAGAACGTACTCCCGGCCGGGCATGAGCAGGTTCGCTTCGGTGAACATGGACAGGGTGAGCGGATACTGGCTCTTGAGCCCAGTTTTCATTTCCACGGCTTGTCCCCCCAGGGTCAGCAGCGTCCTAACTCCCGGCAGTGT includes:
- a CDS encoding transcriptional repressor codes for the protein MDDQVAVFEQFLLRKGLKLTTPRREILDAVFNLHEHFDAEQLHASLKDLKRRISLATIYRTLPLLAEAGLIQHSLRSSSRDVFEHIYGHPRHIHWICSRCGWVQETPLDRLNKSLQQEASNLKFRLDEVNIQVRGLCWKCRENENQ
- the feoB gene encoding ferrous iron transport protein B, producing MSKNNPVIALAGNPNVGKTTLFNALTGSHQTVGNWPGVTVERKEGFFLREGRRYEVIDLPGIYSLAAGSPDELVARNFLVQKKPDLVINIVDASNLERNLYLTLQLMELKVPLLIVFSMMDIAAQNGIEVDLEHLKSHLNCPIQPLVLSRRFDPSQLFDNIDACLGKSPRKADLRYDEVVEKHLYNIGNFLLRHSDGPAWPAAWKELPLGWTALKLLERDPWFHAALPPAWFDEVDREIRAVEKHRNQSSAAALADDRYGFIRGLVKDVARHKSKTGSTLSDKIDRVVLSSVWGLPVFFGVMYLVFLLAVRASEPLIGWIGDGLNWLLVDKGGALLLAWNFPVWLKYFLADAIGGGIATIATFIPPIFFIFLCISLLEDSGYMARAAFIADKFMRRVGLPGKAFIPLLVGFGCTVPAIMATRTLESRRDRIFASLLTPFMSCGAKLPVYTYLGLLFFPRRADLAIFGLYFFGVVMGMLFALALKKTLFKTQPGNFVMELPPYHLPTVNAIGMHTWHRLKDFILRAGQTILLVTVIITLLQAFVIPVNGAQASVLELGGKLLTPLLRPMGIAADNWQATVALISGLFAKEAIVGTLQSLYPDPAAIPGTFGGTASGIAFLIFILLYSPCAASLAALHKEHGWRWSLFTFGYLTLLAWIVATIAFQLLAFNPQSWLWLGLCLLLAVAFVASLKLMGRKHAIET
- a CDS encoding ferrous iron transport protein A, encoding MLSRRDRVRLRQFGRRFGGRHKACHCLSGDCISLADLSTGKEALITCNNDIKTIERGLYHGKRVIAQRNEPGEPNIVIAVGDARYVLDRRVAGMIRVRVV
- a CDS encoding DUF975 family protein, with the translated sequence MNNEEIRREAREFLKDKWLNLALVWLIFGAVLSLVPATLGIGGIVALIVGGPLMLGISRIFLKLWHRQDFQIEEMFQGFNDFSRSLVAYLLMCLYVFLWSLLLVVPGIIAAISYSMTFFIMAEDPKIEAQEALRKSKEMMEGHKSEYFSLLFSFIGWFLLACLTWGLGFLLLSSYTTMASTIFYQRLKGQVQQAAYSQPEVPAASPPEPM
- a CDS encoding MGMT family protein, whose amino-acid sequence is MNSTQAIIEAILAVPAGRVASYAQIAAEAGIPRGARQVSRVLHSCSDRHDLPWWRIVRSSGEIALPPEAGGSLQKELLLGEGVLFRSTWVVDLNRCGDQPAKNI
- a CDS encoding GNAT family N-acetyltransferase, whose translation is MAQVVYTEYDPRFAKAVAAMWNRSGDGWNGRVWNSSETKVLQEERDSPYLNLWLALAGGEVIGYAKLTKYSMEDGVAYVELISVDPAWHGQGIGKVLLHKCVERSVELGYQRLDLFTWPGNTKAVPLYKKCGFFWERMETQATHLMNFLPGIMNSGYFKPWFTFFHWYDDLKRDLTIAPDGREANGFEFYDYLWVKDGRQLAISFEKTGRGITAFTTEEIAVECRVDQARPVFGSEHRVCFEITNRSRKPIPVQIEGRDDGNVNFIASHSFVLVKEATWEAGFSLSEPQPGDDEWQTLPGVRTLLTLGGQAVEMKTGLKSQYPLTLSMFTEANLLMPGREYVLNLNIQNQFDTAAEFELEFLPQEPATLAENRRLISLTAQARASVPLRISCSRGCLWTPTVRVIARPEKGREVRYVKRCEAMLRSFAGRDQKTMDGFHALINGPHILTVGSRQGKNRASFSTVFGEYCHFPVPMLGEPFSEELEHLDPVEVVLEELQEANQITLRYRSQDFPGAEFALIHRLHPSGMLECWVRIISLPENAKTTLRFRVMPNSSFITYEHGDELHSLERDQIEAELEWLPENRVTGNFIFYGRAGITTGLVWDPALHVRVQNWYLAWDLDLSAMLRAGELESQPIRFFLNQFQNALQLRDYARGCYVPYEAAHTSLELLANSGNPVLTGPFSVELLWRQDRDLGGSFSLSLNGLDLREVKVLEQGTGQRGVSWDVLEQPDAPLLELCCDAALPLYHLYRRQILLRPRGEVKIRKEGDWLRADNGVLKLGAAVDSDLPVLLSLESEDGEWLDQAWPEYQAKSHYNPYPGGLHARPAGISLAELRKEKHSLGAAAVNDQHGNTWMGLVYETRIENYKPLKSLCFRHYYLTLPGLPLLVITAEVVSGTGFANFESIPLMGFFAPGGKVENCRVHLPLDANRWQSLDAGREDVRLWESMRHLSVENKNAGRLLQILSPGKANTGFHIDKAVARFRMERFSPRLLDYPKWLKPVFIIFSPQRLEWASCGQLLDLRFGPASPA